The genomic stretch ACCGAGGAAGAAAAGAAAAAAGAAGAGCGGTTAAACATATTAGCCATTGATGACCAGAAGATAATCCGTGACCTTCTGGAGAGTATTTTTCAGGGGCTGGGACACGATATAAAGGTTGTTTCATCCGGCAAAGAAGGGCTGGAGCTTTTTCAGCAGGATGGTTTTGACCTGGTGATAACGGATTTAGGGATGCCGGAGATGTCCGGCTGGGAAGTTTCTCAAAAGGTGAAGGAGATAAGAAAAGAGACCCCGGTGGTGATGATAACCGGATGGGGAGTGAGCTTCGATTCGGAAAAGATCAGAGAATTCGGAGTGGATTACCTTTTGCCCAAGCCTTTTAAGGTGGAGCAATTGTCAAAGCTTATAGAGCAGATCAGGGATGAGAAGATAAGAAAAAGAATACAGGAGTAGGTCAGGAGTTCCTGCTCCTGATACTATTTGGTTGTCAGGTACTCAGGGTATCTGTTCTTCATGACTGTCACGACGCTTTACTCAATCATTGCGAGTCCCCCTACAGGGATGAAGCAATCTGTTATGCTGTGCGGATTGCTTCGTCGTCCAAAGGACTCCTCGCAATGACAGTTAATGACCAGTTTAGTTGCAAAAAATCTGACTGAAACTTATTCTAAACAAGATTTTGTTGTAGGGGCAATTCATGAATTGCCCCTACATTTTTTTTCTTTGACAATCAGGAGAAGTTTACTTAAATTTCTTCAAACAAGGCAGGGGCGTATTGCAATACGCCCCTACGGTTTCTCAGGGAAAGGAGGAACAGATGTTAGTGCAATTCACGATGTTTCCTCTGGATAAGGGGGAAAGTTTAAGCCAGTATGTTGCCAAGGTAGTTGATCTAATTGACAGAAGCGGACTTCCTTATCAAACGACCTCTACCTGCACCCTAATCGAAGGCGAATGGGAAAAGATTTTCAGCTTAATCAAAAAATGCCATAATACCTTGAAAAAGGAATCCAATAGAGTCTACACAGTGATCATCGTGGATGACCGGAAAGGTGCAAAAAACAGATTAAAGGGAAAAGTGGCATCCGTTGAAAAAATTCTAAAAAGGAAAATAAGCAAGTAATTCTAATTGAGCACGAAAGGCTCAAGGCTCAAACGCTCAAACGAGTAAATGTGGAAGATTTCATTATCATACTGGTAACCACTTCTTCCGAGGAAGAGGGAAGAAAGATAGCTCAGGCTCTGATTGAGAAAAGATTCGCAGCCTGCGTTAATCTTATTAAAGACATAGAATCAATTTACAGATGGAAAGGTAAAATCTCGGATGAAAGAGAGATTTTGATTCTGATTAAAACCAGAAAAAAGCTTTATAAAAGCGTAGAGGAGGAAGTCAAAAAACTTCATTCTTATGAAGTGCCGGAGATAGTTGCCTTACCCATTATTTCTGGCTCAAAGGATTATTTATACTGGATCGATTCCGAGACCTAATTCCTGTAATGTAAACCTTCAGGTTTACCGAAAAGTAAAGCTGAAGTCTTCGCCAGGATCCTGCGGCCAAGACCTTGAGGCTTTACACTCCAGTCTAAATTAAAAGACAACAGATTATGCAATATAGAAAGTTCGCAAATACTTATGTGATCAGGCTGGAAAGAGGAGATGAGATAATCGACTCTTTGAAAACTCTGGTGGAGAAAGAGGAAATAAGAGGAGGATTCTTCTACGGCTTGGGAGCGGTGAAAAATGTCTCTCTGGGTTATTTTGATGTGGAGAAGAAAGAATACAAGGAGAAATCGTTTGAGCAGGATTTTGAGCTGACCAGTATGGTAGGGGATGTGGCATTTTCAGGAGATAAGATCATCGTTCATGCTCACGTTACCCTCGCCGGAGAGGATTTCAAAGTTGTTGCCGGTCATTTGAACAAGGCTGCGGTCACTGCTACCACGGAGATAGTTTTCAATCCGGTTGAGGGGAAGCTCTCTAAAAAAATCGACCCGATAACAGGTCTCAACCTTATGGATTTGAAAGAGTGACAGGATGCAGCCCAGTAAAATCGTCACCCTGACTACGGATTTCGGCCAGGCAGGAGGTTATGCCGGTGCAGTCAAAGGAGTGCTCCTAAGAATTAATCCTCAGATCAAGATCGTTGATATAACCCACGAGATATCCCCTTTCAACATCCTGGAAGGAGCACTGCTTTTAAACTCCTTCTATCAGTTTTTCCCCAGAGGAACGATTCATCTGGTGGTAGTCGACCCAGGTGTTGGAGGGAAAAGGAAGGGAATTCTGGTCCGCACTGACAACTACTTCTTCGTAGGACCGGACAATGGAATTTTCAGTTTCATCTATGACCGAGAAAAAGTAAGGGAGATGATCAATCTAACCAGTTCAGAATATTTCCTGGGCAAACCTTCTTCCACCTTCCATGCCAGGGATATCTTCGCGCCGGTATCAGCTTATCTGTCCCTTGGAGTGAAGTCGGGAGAATTCGGTTGCGCAACTCAAGACTGTTATAAATTTAGATTACCCACTTCAGTTCATACGAAAGATCAGATAAAAGGACAGATCATTTTTATCGATAGGTTCGGGAATCTGATTACCAACATAAGTTCAGATTTGATTCGAGGACGCAAAAAAGTTAAGATCGGCATCAAAAATAAGAAGATCAATTACCTCAGTCAATATTATGAAGAAGAAAAAAAGGGGAAGCTTTTAGCATTAATTGGCAGCAGCAACTTCCTGGAGATAGCAGTTAATCAGGGGAACGCTCAAAAGCTTTTAAAAGCTAAAACAGGAGACAAAGTCAAAATTGAGAAAATCTGATAACAAAAGAGAAAAGAGAGAAAATAAGCTAAAAACAAGGGCTAATTCTCAGGTCAGAGAGCGACCCTCGTGGGATCAGTATTTTATGAGCATTGCACGTTTAGCTTCTACTCGTTCCACCTGTCTCAGGCGTCAGGTAGGTGCGGTAATTGTCAAAGATAAAAAAATCTTAGCCACGGGGTATAATGGTGCGCCTATGGGTCTGAAGCACTGTCTGGATATAGGCTGCTTAAGAGAAGAGTTGGGAATTCCTTCAGGAGAAAGACACGAGCTTTGCCGGGCAACTCACGCTGAGCAGAATGCAATCGTGCAGGCAGCCACTTGTGGAGTCAACATAAAAGACAGCATTATCTACTCAACTACTCATCCCTGCATCCTATGTTC from Candidatus Zixiibacteriota bacterium encodes the following:
- a CDS encoding SAM-dependent chlorinase/fluorinase, yielding MQPSKIVTLTTDFGQAGGYAGAVKGVLLRINPQIKIVDITHEISPFNILEGALLLNSFYQFFPRGTIHLVVVDPGVGGKRKGILVRTDNYFFVGPDNGIFSFIYDREKVREMINLTSSEYFLGKPSSTFHARDIFAPVSAYLSLGVKSGEFGCATQDCYKFRLPTSVHTKDQIKGQIIFIDRFGNLITNISSDLIRGRKKVKIGIKNKKINYLSQYYEEEKKGKLLALIGSSNFLEIAVNQGNAQKLLKAKTGDKVKIEKI
- a CDS encoding MTH1187 family thiamine-binding protein; translated protein: MLVQFTMFPLDKGESLSQYVAKVVDLIDRSGLPYQTTSTCTLIEGEWEKIFSLIKKCHNTLKKESNRVYTVIIVDDRKGAKNRLKGKVASVEKILKRKISK
- a CDS encoding divalent-cation tolerance protein CutA; the protein is MEDFIIILVTTSSEEEGRKIAQALIEKRFAACVNLIKDIESIYRWKGKISDEREILILIKTRKKLYKSVEEEVKKLHSYEVPEIVALPIISGSKDYLYWIDSET
- a CDS encoding dCMP deaminase family protein is translated as MSIARLASTRSTCLRRQVGAVIVKDKKILATGYNGAPMGLKHCLDIGCLREELGIPSGERHELCRATHAEQNAIVQAATCGVNIKDSIIYSTTHPCILCSKLLINAGINKIIIEDSYPDEMSRQMLDEAGVEIIIIGQDTKERKKTKGKRK
- a CDS encoding DNA-binding protein, producing the protein MQYRKFANTYVIRLERGDEIIDSLKTLVEKEEIRGGFFYGLGAVKNVSLGYFDVEKKEYKEKSFEQDFELTSMVGDVAFSGDKIIVHAHVTLAGEDFKVVAGHLNKAAVTATTEIVFNPVEGKLSKKIDPITGLNLMDLKE